The stretch of DNA GGAGCTCGACGCCGAGCTCCAGGGCCGCAAGGTCACCTTCGAGTGGGTCCGCGGGCACGTCGGACACGAGATGAACGAGGCCGCGGACGTCCGGGCACGGGGTGCAGCAACGGCGTACCAGAACCACACCGAGGTCCCGACGGGCCCGGGTTGGCCGGACACCGTCGTCCCGCCCGCTCCGCAGCCGGCCCAGGTCGAGCCGCCCGCCACCCTGTTCTGACGAGCCGGACGACCGGCGGAACGGCACCGGCGGAACGGCACCGGCCCAACGGCAGAGACCGGCGGAACGACGACGGGCCCGGGCGGTCACTCCGCCCGGGCCCGTCGTGATCGCCGGATCAGTACGTGCCGTCGCGGCGGTCCTGCCGCGTGATCTGCTCGCCGGAGGCCGGGTCGATGCCCGACCGGGTGGTGGTCGTGGTCCGACGCCCGCCGAACCCGACCGCCAGGCTGATGATGAGCAGCACGACGCCGGCGGCCATCAGGATGTAGCCGATCAGGCGCAGGTCGATGCCCGCGACCTGGTAGTCGACCGCGAAGGCGATGATCGCTCCGATGACGATCAGGGCGATGCTCGATCCGATGCGCATGACGGGTCCTTCCGTGGGCGCCCCGTCCCGGGTGTCCGGGGCTGGCGTCGAAGGTACCCGGACCGCGGCCGACTCGTTCCGCTCGACCGCAGACCGCGGGCCGACGTCCGCGGCCGACACGTTCCGCTCGACCGCAGACCGCGGGCCGACGTCCGCGGCCGACACGTTCCGTGCGACCGCAGACCGCGGGTCGACGTCCTCAGTCGACGTCCACCTCGGCCCAGCCGTCGAACCGTCCGATCTCGGTGACGCGCACGACCGCCTCCCCCGACTCGTCCGAGGCGTCGAGGTCGATCGTCGCCGAGAACCCGAAGTCCTTGTCCCCCTCGGGGTCGGCGAAGATCTGCCGTGCCCGCCAGGTCCGTCCCGGCCCCTGCTCGTCGAGCACCAGGTACGCCATCGACCGCGCATCCCCGTCCGTCCCGATGGCGTCGTGCTCCTCGTAGTACTCCTCGAGCACGGCATCCCACGCCGAGCGGTCGAACCCGCTGGTCGCATCGAGCTCGCCGAGCCCCGCGGGATCGTCCGCGGCCGCGAGCAGCACCCGCTGGAACAGGGCGTTCCGCACGAGCACCCGGAACGCCCGCGGGTTGCCGGTGAGGCGGGCGGGCTGCGGCGGAGCGATCTCGCCAGCGGAGGAGGACACTGCTTCGGCGGCGGCCTCCGTCACGGAACCGTTGACCAGCGCCTCCCACTCGTCGACGAGCGACGAGTCGGTCTGCCGGACGACCTCGCCGAGCCACTCGATCAGGTCGTCGAGCTCGGGGGTCCGCTGTTCCTCCGAGATGGTCTGGCGCATCGTCCGGTAGGCGTCGGACAGGTAGCGGAGCACGAGACCCTCGGAGCGGGTGAGCTGGTAGAACCGCACGAAGTCGCCGAAGGTCATCGCCCGCTCGTACATGTCGCGGACCACGGCCTTCGGTGAGAGCGTGAAGTCGAGCACCCACGGCTGCTCGGCCGCGTAGGCCTCGTACGCAGCGGTGAGCAGTTCGTCGAGCGGCTTGGGCCAGGTCACTGCCTCGAGCAGCTCCATCCGCTCCTCGTACTCGATGCCCTCGCGCTTCATGCGGGCGACCTCTTCGCCGCGCTCCTTGAACTGCTGCTGCACGAGGATGGCGCGCGGGTCGTCGAGGGTCGCCTCGACGATCGACACCATGTCCAGCGCGTACGTGGGTGAGGACGGGTCGAGCAGCTCGAACGCCGCGAGCGCGAACGGTGACAGCGGCTGGTTGAGCGCGAAGTTCACGGGTAGGTCGACGGTCATGCGGTACTGCCCGTCGACCTGCTCGATCACGCGGGCGTTGATCAGCGTGCGGGCGATCGACAGGGCGCGCCGGGCCATCGCGAGCTGCCGGGAGCGCGGCTCGTGGTTCTCGAACACGAGCGACCGGACGTCGGCGAAGGCGTCTCCCCCGCGGGCGACGACGGCGAGCACCATCGCGTGCGTGATCCGCATCCGGGACACCATCGGCTCGGGCTCGGCGGCGATGAGGCGGTCGAACGACGCCGGCCCCCAGGAGACGAAGCCCTCGGGCGCCTTCTTCTTCTTGACCTTGTTCTTCTTCTTGGGGTCGTCCCCGGCCTTGGCGACGGCGCGGGCGTTCTCGATCTCGTGCTCGGGCGCCTCGGCGACCACGTCGCCCTCGGTGTCGTACCCGGCACGTCCGGCGCGGCCGGCGATCTGGTGGAACTCGCGAGCGGACAGCTGCCGCATCCGGGAACCGTCGAACTTCGTCAGGCCGGTCAGCAGCACGGACCGGATCGGGACGTTGATGCCGACCCCCAGGGTGTCAGTGCCGCAGATCACCGGCAGGAGACCCCGCTGGGCGAGCTGCTCGACGAGCCGTCGGTACTTCGGCAGCATGCCCGCGTGGTGCACGCCGATGCCCGCTCGGATCAGCCGTGACAGGGTCTGCCCGAACCCGGCGCTGAACCGGAACCCGGCGATCGCGGCGGCGATCTCGTCCCGCCGCTCGCGCGACGCCACCTTCACGGACATCAGCGCCTGCGCCCGCTCGAGCGCCGCTGCCTGGGCGAAGTGCACGATGTAGACCGGTGCCTTCCCCTCCTCGAGCAGCCGCTCGACGGTCTCCTGCACGGGGGTCAGCACGTACTCGTAGGACAGCGGCACCGGTCGCGAGACACCGGTCACGCGGGCGGTGGGGCGCCCCGTGCGGCGGGAGAGGTCGTCGGCGATGGTCGTGACGTCGCCGAGGGTCGCGGACATGAGCAGGAACTGCGCGCGCTCGAGCACGAGCAGCGGCACCTGCCACGCCCACCCGCGGTCGGGATCGCCGTAGAAGTGGAACTCGTCCATCACGACGACGTCGACCTCGGCGTCGGCGCCCTGACGGAGCGCCGTGTTCGCCAGGATCTCGGCCGTGCAGCAGATGATCGGGGCATCGGCGTTGACGCTCGAGTCGCCCGTCACCATGCCGACGTTCTGCGCACCGAACAGGTCGACGAGCTGGAAGAACTTCTCGGAGACGAGCGCCTTGATCGGCGCCGTGTACCAGCTCCGCTTGCCCTCGGCGAGCGCGGCGAAGTGCGCGCCGGCCGCGACGAGGGACTTGCCGGTGCCCGTCGGCGTGCTCAGGACGACGTTCGCACCGGACACGAGCTCGATGAGCGCTTCGTCCTGCGCCGGGTACAGCGGCCGCCCGCCGGCCTCGGCCCATTCGGCGAACGCCTGGTAGACCGCGTCCGGGTCGACGACGCCGTCGACCGCCGCCGGCAGGGCGGCGAGGAGCGGCGGGGTGGTGGTGACGTCGGTCATGCGTCCATCCTCCCAGGTGGGTGGCGACCGGGAGACGGACGGGAGGCCCGGTGCCGGCCCGCCACGCGCCTCCCGTCCGGAACAGGCGGACCGCAGCGTGCGTCGCGGTCGTGCCAGGATCCTCCCGTCCGACACCCTGCCGCAGTTGGATGCACGCGCATAGACTCGATGCGTGCGCGAACTCGGCTTCCTCTCCTTCGTCCCCAACCACGGCGGCACCGCCGGCGCAGCAGCCGCGCTGGAGGACGGCCTGCGCCTGTTCGAGACGGCCGAGTCACTCGGCTACGGCACCGGGTGGGTGCGCGGCAGACACTTCGAGCCGTTCCTGACCAGCCCGATGACGTTCTTCGCGGCGGCCGCCCAGCGCACCAGCACGATCGGCTTCGGCACCGCCGTCCTCGGGATGCGCTACGAGGACCCGATCCGCCTCGCCGAGGACGCCAGCACGGTCGACCTCCTCAGCGGCGGCCGGGTGCAGCTCGGCATCAGCACCGGGATCGCCGGGTACGGGCCGATCCTCGACCCGGTGTTCGGCGGCTCGGAGCGCAGCTTCCGCGACGAGGCCGAGGCCCGTGCGGCGCGGCTGCTCGAGGTCCTGCAGGGCGAGCCGCTCGGCACGGCCGGGAAGGGCTACGAGAGCATCCCCGCCGGCGCGGACCTGACGCTGCAGCCGCTCTCGCCCGGGCTGCGCGGCCGTGTGTGGTGGGGCGGCGGCAGCACGGGCACGGCGGTCCGCACGGCCGAGAAGGGCCTGCTCCTGCACTGCTCGACGCTCAACACCGAGGACACCGGCGCCCCCTTCGCGCAGGCGCAGGCCGATCAGCTCACCGCGTACCGGGAGCGGTTCGCGGAGCTCCAGGCGGCCGGCGAGCACCCGGGCCGCACGCCGCGGGTCGCGGTGGGCAGGATCGTCGTCCCGCTGCTCGACGACCACGACCGCCGGGTGCACGAGGAGTTCCTCACCGGCTACGCGAGCGGCATGGACGACGAGGGCCGCCCGCTGAGCGGGCCGCCCTTCCGCTTCAGCAGGATCGTGTCGGGTGGCGTGGACGAGATCGTCGACGCGCTGGCCGCCGACCCGGCCGTGCAGTCGACCGACGAGCTCGTGATCACCCTGCCGGCGAACGGCGACGCTGCGGCGCACGAACGCATCCTGCGGATCGTCGCCGAGGAGATCGCCCCGCGGCTCAGCTGACGACCGCGGCTGGGCTGACCGTGGTCCGGGCCGACGACGGGGGCATCCGGCCGGGGCTCGAGTCGGGGTGGTGAGGTCCGACGAGCCCCGTGCCGGATGACCATCTCGTCCCTGATCCGCACGGGATGGTGTCATCACTCTTTCACTTCTCGAAGGATTTGTCATCATCGTTTCGCGAATGATGACGAACTGTCAGCTGTTCGTGACAATCCCTGGTCAGAGGCGGAAAGGTACGCCCGCGGACCTTTGTCCGCCGAACGACGAATGCGCCCCCGCGCGGACGCGGGGACGCATTCTGGACGCACCGGACTCGAAGGGGTTCCACGACCGGATCAGGAGGCCGCTTCGCTCACACGACGGGCCCTCGGTGGTGCGCGCGCCGACGGTAACCAGCCGACTGGCGCGGGTTCATGCTACTGAACGAACCCGCGCCCGTGCGGAAATCGGCTCACTCCAGTTCGAGGGTCGCCGAGCCGGCCAGGTCGACGACGGACGCGCCGACGTGGAGCTCGAACGTCCCGGGCTCGTAGCGCCAGGCACCGTCCCAGTGCGCGAACGCCCGCGCCGGGACCTCGATCGACACCTCGGTGGACTCCCCCGCACCGAGCCGGACGGGCGCGAACCCGACGAGCCACCGCACCGGACGGTCGGCCGCTGACTGCGCACGCGACGCGTAGACCTGCACGACGTGCTTCCCGGCGCGGTCACCGGTGTTCGCGACGGTCGCGGTGACGATCGCGGCGTCACCCTCGGTCACCGTCGGCGATGCGGAGACGCCGTCGATCGTCCAGGTGGTGTACCCGAGGCCGTGTCCGAAGGGGTAGGCGGGCTCGGTGCCGGCACGCAGCCAGGCCCGGTACCCGACGTGCACGCCCTCGTCGTACGCGACCTTGCCGTCGACCGGTGTGACGTCCTGCACCGGGACGTCGGCGAGGGCGGCCGGCCACGTGGTGGGCAGGCGACCACCGGGCTCCGCGGTGCCGGTCAGCACGTCGGCGAGGGCGTTGCCGTACTCCTGCCCGCCGAACCAGGTGAGGAGCACCGCGGCGACGTCGTCCCGCCACGGCATCTCGACCGGCGAACCGGAGTTCACCACGACGACGGTGTTCGGGTTCACGGCGGAGACGGCACGGACCAGGTCGTCCTGGTGCCCGGGCAGTGCGAGCGACGAGCGGTCGTAGCCCTCGGACTCGACCTTGCTGTTCGTGCCGACGACGACGATCGCCACGTCGGCGTCGCGGGCGGTGGTGACGGCTGCCTCGATGAGCGCTACGGGGTCGGCGTCGCTCGGCTCGGTGCCGAACTGGTAGGCGAGCACACCGCCGAGTGCGTCGTCCTGCACGATGTCGTGCTCGATCCGGATCGCGAGCTGCTGCCCGGCCTCGACCGCCACCGGGACGGAGCGCGCCGGCGGGTTGAGGAACGCCGCGCCGAGCTGGTCGCCCTCGACCGGGACGGTCTCGTCCAGCAGGAGTTCGCCGTCCACCCACATGCGGGAGCGACCCGCGGCGCCGATGCCGAGCCGCACGGTGCCCGTCGTCTCGGCGGTGTACGTGGTCGTGACGTCGAGTCGGTCGGACTCGCGGATCGGGGCGTCGCCGCCGAACCAGAACAGTGCGGTGGCACGGCGGTCCTCGACGAACAGCTCCTCGCCGTCCTTGACGAACGCCACCCGGGCACCGGGCTCGCCGGTCGCGGGGTTCGTGATGCTCGACAGCGGGAACTCCGCGATGCCCTCCTGCACGACGGCGCCGATGGCGTAGTCCACGGTCGCGCCCGGGAAGGCCGCTCGGATGCCCTCGATGGGCGTCACGACGTGCTCCGGCACCACGGTCGCCGAACCGCCGCCCTGCGTGCGGGCCTGGTCGGCGTTGTGGCCCAGGAGCGCGATCCGCGCCACGGCGGGGGCGTCGAGCGGCAGGATGCCGGTGTTCCGGACGAGGACCGTGCCCTCGGCCTCGGCCTCGCGGACGAACGCGACACCGTCCTCGACGTGCACGGGCTCCGCCGCGACGGGCTCGAAGCCCTCGAGGGCACCGACGCGGGCGGCCAGGGTCAGGATCCGGCGGACCTTGCGGTCGATCGCCGCCAGCGGGACCTCGCCCGACTCGACCGCCTGGAGCAGCGGCCCCTCGCTCCACCACGGGTTCGGTCCGGGCATCGCGACGTCCTGCGACGCCTTCGCCGAGTCCACCGAGCGGACACCGGTCCAGTCGGACACGACGATGCCGTCGAAGCCCCACTCCGAGTTGAGCGGGGTCTCCAGCAGGTCGTTCTCCGACGCGGTGACGCCGTTGATCGCGTTGTAGGACGACATGACCGCCCAGGCGTGCGCCTCGGTGACGGCCTTCTCGAACGCGAGCAGGTACAGCTCGCGGAGCGCCCGGTCCGACACCTCGGTCGACGCGGTGAAGCGGTCGGTCTCGTAGTCGTTCGCGACGTAGTGCTTCGGGGTCGCGGCGACGCCGTTCTCCTGCACGCCGTCGACGTACGACGCGGCGAGGTCGCCCGTGAGCACCGGGTCCTCGCTGAACGCCTCGAAGTGCCGTCCGCCCAGGGGCGACCGGTGCAGGTTGATGGTCGGGCCGAGCACGACGTCGACACCCTTCCGGCGGGCCTCCACGGCGGCTGCGGCGCCGTAGCGCTTCGCGATCGCCCGGTCCCAGCTCGCCGACAGCGCGGTGGCGGAGGGCAGGTTGAGCGACGGGTCGCGCTCGTCCCAGACCTCACCGCGGACACCGGACGGGCCGTCGGACATCAGGATGCGGCGGAGACCGATCTTCTCGACCGGCCAGGTCGTCCAGAAGTCGCGGCCGGTCAGCAGCTGGACCTTCTCCGCGGTCGTCAGCTGTCCGAGGAGCGCGTCGATGCGCTCGGCCAGCGGCGACGCGGCGGTCGGCCGGGAGGCGCGGGTGGTGTCGTCCACGGTGGTCACGATGGTCGGTCCCTTCGTTGTGCGACGGGCGCCGGGGCATGACCTCCGCGCGCCTTCGTCGGCGGCTGGCGTCAGCGTAGCAGGCAAAACCTATCGTGAGTAGGTTTCTCGGGTCCGGAACGGGCGGTACGCTCGCGCCATGGCACGACGGGGTTCGTACGCGAAGGGCATCGCGAAGCGCGAGGAGATCCTCACGGTCGCGCTCGACCTCGTCGCACAGCAGGGGTTCCGGCAGACGAGCATCAAGGACATCGCCGACGCGGTCGGGCTCACCCAGGCCGGACTGCTGCACTACTTCGACTCGAAGGACGACCTCTGGGTGGAGATCCTCCGCCGCCGCGACGAGGTCGACCTGGCGCACGACTGGGGGACCACCGCCGAGGACCCGGGCGCGTTCCTCGCCGCGATCGTCCGGCACAACACCGAGGTCCCCGGCCTCGTGCAGATGTTCGTGAACCTGTCCGCCGCCGCCGCGACCGACGCCGGACACCCCGCGCACGAGTACTTCCGCGAGCGCTACGAGCGCAGCCGCGACGACTTCGCCCGGGACTTCCGGACCATGCAGCAGGACGGCCGGCTCCGCACCGACGTGGACGTCGAGCAGCTGGCGAGCGTGCTGCTGGCGATCTCGGACGGCATGCAGATCCAGTGGCTCTACGACCCGTCGCGGGACATGGCCGAGCACGTCGAGCTCGTCGCTCGGCTGGCGGTCGCGCAGTCGGTCACCCCCGCCTCCGCCTGACCGCGCCGCCCCGGGCTCGGCCACCTCGACCTGCGCCGCCCGGACAGGTACCGCCAGTGCCTGGTCCCGGTGCAGGCGCACACGGCAGGATGGGCTACGGCCGACCAGGCCGTCCGACGACGATGTGGAGTGACGCGATGACGCGTGTTGTGGTGACCGGAGGCAGCGGCAAGCTCGGACGGGCGGTCGTCCGCGACCTCGACGAGCACGGGTACGACGTCGTCCTGCTCGACCGGGTGCCCTCCCCCGACAAGCCCGAGCGGGTGCCGTTCGTCCGCATCGACCTGAGCGACTACGGCCAGGTCCTCGGCGCGCTGACCGGCATCGACGACCGCTACGACCGCGTCGACGCCGTCGTGCACCTCGCCGCCGTGCCCGCACCCGGCCAGGTGCCCGACGTGGCGCTCATCACGAACAACGTCACCGCGTCGATCAACGTCTTCCACGCCGCCCGGGTCGCACGCATCAAGAACGTCGTGTGGGCGTCGAGCGAGACCCTGCTCGGGATCCCGATGGGCGAGCACCACCCGCCGTACCTGCCCGTCGACGAGGAGTTCGCGGTCCGCCCGCAGTCGTCGTACTCGCTCGGCAAGGCCGTCGAGGAGGAGATGGCCCGCCACTTCACCCGCTGGGACCCGGAGCTGAAGATGATCGGCCTGCGGTTCTCGAACGTGATGGACGAGACCGACTACCCGTCCTTCCCGTGGGACGCCTCGCCGGAGGCCAAGACGTTCAACCTGTGGTCGTACATCGACTCCCGCGACGGGGCGCAGGCGGTTCGGAGGTCGCTCGAGGCCGAGCTCACCGGGTTCGAGGCGTTCGTCATCGCGAGCCCCGACACCGTGATGGACACTCCGACGATCGAGCTCGTCGAGCGCTTCGTGCCGGACATCGAGCGCCGCACCGACATCGACGGGACGAGCTC from Curtobacterium sp. SGAir0471 encodes:
- a CDS encoding DUF6458 family protein, which translates into the protein MRIGSSIALIVIGAIIAFAVDYQVAGIDLRLIGYILMAAGVVLLIISLAVGFGGRRTTTTTRSGIDPASGEQITRQDRRDGTY
- a CDS encoding DEAD/DEAH box helicase, with the protein product MTDVTTTPPLLAALPAAVDGVVDPDAVYQAFAEWAEAGGRPLYPAQDEALIELVSGANVVLSTPTGTGKSLVAAGAHFAALAEGKRSWYTAPIKALVSEKFFQLVDLFGAQNVGMVTGDSSVNADAPIICCTAEILANTALRQGADAEVDVVVMDEFHFYGDPDRGWAWQVPLLVLERAQFLLMSATLGDVTTIADDLSRRTGRPTARVTGVSRPVPLSYEYVLTPVQETVERLLEEGKAPVYIVHFAQAAALERAQALMSVKVASRERRDEIAAAIAGFRFSAGFGQTLSRLIRAGIGVHHAGMLPKYRRLVEQLAQRGLLPVICGTDTLGVGINVPIRSVLLTGLTKFDGSRMRQLSAREFHQIAGRAGRAGYDTEGDVVAEAPEHEIENARAVAKAGDDPKKKNKVKKKKAPEGFVSWGPASFDRLIAAEPEPMVSRMRITHAMVLAVVARGGDAFADVRSLVFENHEPRSRQLAMARRALSIARTLINARVIEQVDGQYRMTVDLPVNFALNQPLSPFALAAFELLDPSSPTYALDMVSIVEATLDDPRAILVQQQFKERGEEVARMKREGIEYEERMELLEAVTWPKPLDELLTAAYEAYAAEQPWVLDFTLSPKAVVRDMYERAMTFGDFVRFYQLTRSEGLVLRYLSDAYRTMRQTISEEQRTPELDDLIEWLGEVVRQTDSSLVDEWEALVNGSVTEAAAEAVSSSAGEIAPPQPARLTGNPRAFRVLVRNALFQRVLLAAADDPAGLGELDATSGFDRSAWDAVLEEYYEEHDAIGTDGDARSMAYLVLDEQGPGRTWRARQIFADPEGDKDFGFSATIDLDASDESGEAVVRVTEIGRFDGWAEVDVD
- a CDS encoding LLM class flavin-dependent oxidoreductase → MRELGFLSFVPNHGGTAGAAAALEDGLRLFETAESLGYGTGWVRGRHFEPFLTSPMTFFAAAAQRTSTIGFGTAVLGMRYEDPIRLAEDASTVDLLSGGRVQLGISTGIAGYGPILDPVFGGSERSFRDEAEARAARLLEVLQGEPLGTAGKGYESIPAGADLTLQPLSPGLRGRVWWGGGSTGTAVRTAEKGLLLHCSTLNTEDTGAPFAQAQADQLTAYRERFAELQAAGEHPGRTPRVAVGRIVVPLLDDHDRRVHEEFLTGYASGMDDEGRPLSGPPFRFSRIVSGGVDEIVDALAADPAVQSTDELVITLPANGDAAAHERILRIVAEEIAPRLS
- a CDS encoding beta-glucosidase family protein → MTTVDDTTRASRPTAASPLAERIDALLGQLTTAEKVQLLTGRDFWTTWPVEKIGLRRILMSDGPSGVRGEVWDERDPSLNLPSATALSASWDRAIAKRYGAAAAVEARRKGVDVVLGPTINLHRSPLGGRHFEAFSEDPVLTGDLAASYVDGVQENGVAATPKHYVANDYETDRFTASTEVSDRALRELYLLAFEKAVTEAHAWAVMSSYNAINGVTASENDLLETPLNSEWGFDGIVVSDWTGVRSVDSAKASQDVAMPGPNPWWSEGPLLQAVESGEVPLAAIDRKVRRILTLAARVGALEGFEPVAAEPVHVEDGVAFVREAEAEGTVLVRNTGILPLDAPAVARIALLGHNADQARTQGGGSATVVPEHVVTPIEGIRAAFPGATVDYAIGAVVQEGIAEFPLSSITNPATGEPGARVAFVKDGEELFVEDRRATALFWFGGDAPIRESDRLDVTTTYTAETTGTVRLGIGAAGRSRMWVDGELLLDETVPVEGDQLGAAFLNPPARSVPVAVEAGQQLAIRIEHDIVQDDALGGVLAYQFGTEPSDADPVALIEAAVTTARDADVAIVVVGTNSKVESEGYDRSSLALPGHQDDLVRAVSAVNPNTVVVVNSGSPVEMPWRDDVAAVLLTWFGGQEYGNALADVLTGTAEPGGRLPTTWPAALADVPVQDVTPVDGKVAYDEGVHVGYRAWLRAGTEPAYPFGHGLGYTTWTIDGVSASPTVTEGDAAIVTATVANTGDRAGKHVVQVYASRAQSAADRPVRWLVGFAPVRLGAGESTEVSIEVPARAFAHWDGAWRYEPGTFELHVGASVVDLAGSATLELE
- a CDS encoding TetR/AcrR family transcriptional regulator, with protein sequence MARRGSYAKGIAKREEILTVALDLVAQQGFRQTSIKDIADAVGLTQAGLLHYFDSKDDLWVEILRRRDEVDLAHDWGTTAEDPGAFLAAIVRHNTEVPGLVQMFVNLSAAAATDAGHPAHEYFRERYERSRDDFARDFRTMQQDGRLRTDVDVEQLASVLLAISDGMQIQWLYDPSRDMAEHVELVARLAVAQSVTPASA
- a CDS encoding NAD-dependent epimerase/dehydratase family protein; this encodes MTRVVVTGGSGKLGRAVVRDLDEHGYDVVLLDRVPSPDKPERVPFVRIDLSDYGQVLGALTGIDDRYDRVDAVVHLAAVPAPGQVPDVALITNNVTASINVFHAARVARIKNVVWASSETLLGIPMGEHHPPYLPVDEEFAVRPQSSYSLGKAVEEEMARHFTRWDPELKMIGLRFSNVMDETDYPSFPWDASPEAKTFNLWSYIDSRDGAQAVRRSLEAELTGFEAFVIASPDTVMDTPTIELVERFVPDIERRTDIDGTSSLLSSEKARELLGYAPEHSWRDHRSR